From one Thunnus maccoyii chromosome 6, fThuMac1.1, whole genome shotgun sequence genomic stretch:
- the bloc1s3 gene encoding biogenesis of lysosome-related organelles complex 1 subunit 3, with protein sequence MSSRYQIVVQGEASETDSDDEVYITSLPPPQSATVGAKVPGEASETDSEGELEQVDRAFAVSQESAQILRRDLPPLIVVRDHPDVQSIVEDRPSPKHRPHSDTLLQQKLQESNSRLYSDVGQAIRHIYGSASREVRNATAQLNTSQSAIINASHSIRLILEDLKAVSEKIDIITSCQILPDIKINNEFNNTTPVP encoded by the exons ATGTCCAGCAGGTACCAGATAGTGGTGCAGGGCGAGGCATCTGAGACAGACTCTGATGATGAAGTCTACATCACCTCCCTGCCTCCTCCCCAATCTGCCACAGTGGGAGCCAAG GTTCCAGGGGAGGCATCTGAAACGGACAGTGAGGGTGAGCTGGAGCAGGTGGACCGAGCCTTTGCAGTGAGCCAGGAAAGCGCTCAGATACTCAGGAGGGACCTGCCTCCTCTCATTGTTGTGAGAGACCACCCTGATGTACAATCGATAGTAGAAGACAGGCCAAGCCCCAAACACAGACCACACA GTGACACCTTGCTACAGCAGAAATTGCAGGAGTCTAACAGCCGGCTGTACTCTGATGTGGGACAGGCAATTCGGCACATTTATGGCAGTGCCAGCAGGGAG GTGCGCAATGCAACAGCTCAACTCAATACTTCACAGAGCGCCATCATCAACGCTTCCCACAGCATCAGATTAATCCTGGAGGACCTGAAGGCGGTGTCTGAGAAGATTGACATCATCACCAGCTGTCAAATACTGCCTGACattaaaatcaataatgaatttAATAATACTACTCCTGTACCATAA
- the trappc6bl gene encoding trafficking protein particle complex subunit 6B, like isoform X1, translated as MSSVCLSGMADEVLFEFLHMEIVSHVYKEQQSSKGEMDNKDRAVCVSVLEGMGFRVGQGLIERLTRDSPSFKDELDVMKFICKDFWTKVFKRQVDNLRTNHQGTYVLQDNKFAQLTQLSNGKQYLDQAPKYLAFSCGVVRGALSNLGLDSVVTAEVSVMPSCKFQVVIQKL; from the exons AtgtcttctgtgtgtttgtcaggaaTGGCAGACGAGGTTCTATTTGAATTTCTCCATATGGAGATCGTGTCACATGTTTACAAGGAGCAGCAATCCAGTAAAGGAGAGATGGACAACAAG gacagagctgtctgtgtttctgtcctgGAAGGGATGGGCTTCAGGGTGGGACAAGGACTCATTGAGAG GTTGACCAGAGACTCCCCCAGCTTTAAAGatgagttggatgtaatgaagtTCATCTGTAAAGACTTCTGGACAAAGGTCTTCAAGAGGCAGGTTGACAACCTCAGAACCAACCATCAG GGGACCTACGTTTTGCAGGACAACAAGTTTGCACAGCTGACTCAGCTCTCTAATGGGAAACAGTACCTGGATCAGGCTCCTAAG TACCTCGCCTTTTCGTGTGGTGTGGTGAGAGGAGCTCTGTCCAACCTTGGTCTAGACAGCGTGGTGACAGCTGAGGTCTCTGTCATGCCATCAT GTAAGTTCCAGGTGGTTATCCAGAAATTGTGA
- the trappc6bl gene encoding trafficking protein particle complex subunit 6B, like isoform X2 — MADEVLFEFLHMEIVSHVYKEQQSSKGEMDNKDRAVCVSVLEGMGFRVGQGLIERLTRDSPSFKDELDVMKFICKDFWTKVFKRQVDNLRTNHQGTYVLQDNKFAQLTQLSNGKQYLDQAPKYLAFSCGVVRGALSNLGLDSVVTAEVSVMPSCKFQVVIQKL, encoded by the exons aTGGCAGACGAGGTTCTATTTGAATTTCTCCATATGGAGATCGTGTCACATGTTTACAAGGAGCAGCAATCCAGTAAAGGAGAGATGGACAACAAG gacagagctgtctgtgtttctgtcctgGAAGGGATGGGCTTCAGGGTGGGACAAGGACTCATTGAGAG GTTGACCAGAGACTCCCCCAGCTTTAAAGatgagttggatgtaatgaagtTCATCTGTAAAGACTTCTGGACAAAGGTCTTCAAGAGGCAGGTTGACAACCTCAGAACCAACCATCAG GGGACCTACGTTTTGCAGGACAACAAGTTTGCACAGCTGACTCAGCTCTCTAATGGGAAACAGTACCTGGATCAGGCTCCTAAG TACCTCGCCTTTTCGTGTGGTGTGGTGAGAGGAGCTCTGTCCAACCTTGGTCTAGACAGCGTGGTGACAGCTGAGGTCTCTGTCATGCCATCAT GTAAGTTCCAGGTGGTTATCCAGAAATTGTGA
- the zgc:114130 gene encoding mRNA decay activator protein ZFP36L1 isoform X1, producing MPSYPLNQFADLEEMMCKQLFNLDLRDQSRQLASLSLAMRTPGYIGQPRSSNTSFSLSSLSCLPTDPSDSVFLSSSQWGQQSESPLPSQLLNSTQWGKQGFLSQRSVSMVETSSTTAASLGWPGTDIKHSQSDISPTALNTSSCSSTSSTSSSSSRYKTELCRSFTENGLCKYGGKCQFAHGPEELRDLSRHPKYKTEPCRTFHTIGFCPYGIRCHFVHNNEEEMKHSLSRSSSSSSSSSSVLPQPLSSSRSHRPPLVRQSFSFAGFPSAPQQALQPALPAHPPPATATFTRAPSASPPSCADITDLLSHAFLEMDSAFEASPVHQYPPNMGQATPADPRSPFLPSPDSGCSPCGLSPTASPSLRQSPNATGVFSGPLGTRSLSYTSLSDQDQDGSSSASSLSGSESCNNDGNGKRLAVFSQLSVPEDATGFCL from the exons ATGCCATCTTACCCCCTCAACCAGTTTGCTGACCTGGAAGAGATGATGTGCAAG CAGTTGTTTAACCTCGACCTGAGGGACCAGAGCAGGCAGCTAGCATCCCTAAGTCTGGCGATGAGAACACCAGGCTACATCGGTCAACCACGCAGCAGCAACACATCCTTTTCCCTCTCATCCCTCTCCTGCCTCCCTACTGATCCTTCAGACAGTGTATTTCTGTCCTCCAGCCAGTGGGGGCAGCAGTCTGAAAGCCCTCTGCCTTCCCAGCTTCTCAATTCCACCCAGTGGGGAAAGCAAGGCTTCCTGTCCCAGCGGTCAGTCAGCATGGTAGAGACCAGCAGCACCACAGCAGCAAGTCTAGGTTGGCCAGGGACTGACATAAAGCATTCCCAAAGTGACATCAGCCCCACTGCACTGAACACTAGCTCCTGCTCGTCCACCTCAtccacttcctcttcctcatcacgCTATAAGACTGAACTGTGTCGCTCCTTTACTGAGAACGGCTTATGCAAGTATGGAGGGAAGTGCCAGTTTGCCCACGGGCCTGAGGAGCTGCGGGATCTTAGCAGACATCCGAAGTACAAAACTGAGCCGTGTCGTACGTTTCACACCATCGGCTTCTGCCCCTACGGGATCCGCTGCCACTTCGTCCACAACAATGAGGAAGAAATGAAACACTCCCTCTCCCGctcttcctcatcttcttcctcctcctcaagCGTTCTCCCTCAGCCCCTGTCCTCCTCTCGCTCGCACAGACCCCCTCTTGTCAGACAGAGCTTCAGCTTTGCtgggtttccctctgctccccAACAGGCCCTTCAGCCTGCCCTTCCTGCTCATCCTCCTCCTGCCACCGCCACTTTCACACGTGCTCCCTCAgcctctcctccttcctgcGCTGATATTACTGACCTCCTCTCTCATGCCTTCCTGGAGATGGACTCTGCCTTCGAGGCCTCCCCTGTCCACCAATACCCACCCAACATGGGCCAGGCCACTCCAGCAGATCCACGGTCTCCATTTCTGCCTTCTCCAGACTCTGGCTGTTCTCCATGTGGCCTGTCACCGACTGCCTCCCCCTCTCTGAGGCAGAGTCCCAATGCTACTGGGGTCTTTTCAGGGCCACTCGGTACCCGATCCCTGTCCTACACCTCTCTGTCAGACCAGGACCAGGATGGAAGCAGCTCCGCTAGCTCGCTCAGTGGATCTGAATCCTGCAATAATGATGGCAACGGCAAACGTCTGGCCGTATTCAGTCAGCTCTCTGTTCCTGAGGATGCTACTGGGTTCTGCCTTTAG
- the zgc:114130 gene encoding mRNA decay activator protein ZFP36L1 isoform X2: MPSYPLNQFADLEEMMCKLFNLDLRDQSRQLASLSLAMRTPGYIGQPRSSNTSFSLSSLSCLPTDPSDSVFLSSSQWGQQSESPLPSQLLNSTQWGKQGFLSQRSVSMVETSSTTAASLGWPGTDIKHSQSDISPTALNTSSCSSTSSTSSSSSRYKTELCRSFTENGLCKYGGKCQFAHGPEELRDLSRHPKYKTEPCRTFHTIGFCPYGIRCHFVHNNEEEMKHSLSRSSSSSSSSSSVLPQPLSSSRSHRPPLVRQSFSFAGFPSAPQQALQPALPAHPPPATATFTRAPSASPPSCADITDLLSHAFLEMDSAFEASPVHQYPPNMGQATPADPRSPFLPSPDSGCSPCGLSPTASPSLRQSPNATGVFSGPLGTRSLSYTSLSDQDQDGSSSASSLSGSESCNNDGNGKRLAVFSQLSVPEDATGFCL, encoded by the exons ATGCCATCTTACCCCCTCAACCAGTTTGCTGACCTGGAAGAGATGATGTGCAAG TTGTTTAACCTCGACCTGAGGGACCAGAGCAGGCAGCTAGCATCCCTAAGTCTGGCGATGAGAACACCAGGCTACATCGGTCAACCACGCAGCAGCAACACATCCTTTTCCCTCTCATCCCTCTCCTGCCTCCCTACTGATCCTTCAGACAGTGTATTTCTGTCCTCCAGCCAGTGGGGGCAGCAGTCTGAAAGCCCTCTGCCTTCCCAGCTTCTCAATTCCACCCAGTGGGGAAAGCAAGGCTTCCTGTCCCAGCGGTCAGTCAGCATGGTAGAGACCAGCAGCACCACAGCAGCAAGTCTAGGTTGGCCAGGGACTGACATAAAGCATTCCCAAAGTGACATCAGCCCCACTGCACTGAACACTAGCTCCTGCTCGTCCACCTCAtccacttcctcttcctcatcacgCTATAAGACTGAACTGTGTCGCTCCTTTACTGAGAACGGCTTATGCAAGTATGGAGGGAAGTGCCAGTTTGCCCACGGGCCTGAGGAGCTGCGGGATCTTAGCAGACATCCGAAGTACAAAACTGAGCCGTGTCGTACGTTTCACACCATCGGCTTCTGCCCCTACGGGATCCGCTGCCACTTCGTCCACAACAATGAGGAAGAAATGAAACACTCCCTCTCCCGctcttcctcatcttcttcctcctcctcaagCGTTCTCCCTCAGCCCCTGTCCTCCTCTCGCTCGCACAGACCCCCTCTTGTCAGACAGAGCTTCAGCTTTGCtgggtttccctctgctccccAACAGGCCCTTCAGCCTGCCCTTCCTGCTCATCCTCCTCCTGCCACCGCCACTTTCACACGTGCTCCCTCAgcctctcctccttcctgcGCTGATATTACTGACCTCCTCTCTCATGCCTTCCTGGAGATGGACTCTGCCTTCGAGGCCTCCCCTGTCCACCAATACCCACCCAACATGGGCCAGGCCACTCCAGCAGATCCACGGTCTCCATTTCTGCCTTCTCCAGACTCTGGCTGTTCTCCATGTGGCCTGTCACCGACTGCCTCCCCCTCTCTGAGGCAGAGTCCCAATGCTACTGGGGTCTTTTCAGGGCCACTCGGTACCCGATCCCTGTCCTACACCTCTCTGTCAGACCAGGACCAGGATGGAAGCAGCTCCGCTAGCTCGCTCAGTGGATCTGAATCCTGCAATAATGATGGCAACGGCAAACGTCTGGCCGTATTCAGTCAGCTCTCTGTTCCTGAGGATGCTACTGGGTTCTGCCTTTAG